A genomic stretch from Kineosporia corallincola includes:
- a CDS encoding urease subunit alpha: MSGHDHRHEAAGQRLSGADYAAAYGPTTGDRIRLGDTGLVVEVESDAQAPGEEFLAGFAKTARDGLHLRAARVSETCDVVISNVVVIDAVQGIRKVSIGIRQGRISGIGRAGNPDTLDGVDVVVGTGTTIVSGEGLIATAGAIDTHVHLLSPRIMEASLASGVTTIIGQEFGPVWGVGVNSPWALRHAFHAFDAWPVNIGFLGRGSASDPGSSVEALVEGGACGFKVHEDMGAHARALDTALRVAEDHDVQVALHTDGINESLSVEDTLAVLDGRTVHAFHIEGCGGGHVPNVLRMAGEANVIGSSTNPTLPFGRDAVAEHYHMIMAAHDLKEDLPGDAALARDRIRAGTMGAEDVLHDLGVIPITSSDAQGMGRAGETVRRTFAMAGKMKAERGAEHPDHDNARALRYVAKLTVNPAIAHGLVHEVGTLEVGKLADVVLWSPAYFGAKPNLVLKAGFPAYGVTGDPNAAIDRAQPLVLGPQFGAHGATAADLSVAFTSQAAAADGNDTMTTRRRRVGVRGTRGIGLADMVLNNRLAQVRVAADTGQVTLDGAPVTSAAAESVSLSRLYFL; this comes from the coding sequence GCGGCCGCCTACGGCCCGACCACCGGCGACCGGATCCGGCTGGGCGACACCGGCCTGGTGGTCGAGGTGGAGTCCGACGCCCAGGCGCCCGGCGAGGAGTTCCTCGCCGGATTCGCCAAGACCGCCCGGGACGGGCTGCATCTCCGGGCCGCGCGGGTCAGCGAGACCTGCGACGTGGTGATCTCGAACGTCGTGGTGATCGACGCCGTGCAGGGCATCCGCAAGGTCTCGATCGGCATCCGGCAGGGCCGGATCAGCGGGATCGGCCGGGCCGGCAACCCGGACACCCTCGACGGTGTGGACGTGGTGGTCGGCACCGGCACCACGATCGTCTCCGGCGAGGGCCTGATCGCCACCGCCGGCGCCATCGACACCCACGTGCACCTGCTCAGCCCGCGCATCATGGAGGCGTCGCTGGCCTCCGGCGTCACCACGATCATCGGGCAGGAGTTCGGGCCGGTCTGGGGGGTGGGCGTCAACTCGCCCTGGGCGCTGCGCCACGCCTTCCACGCCTTCGACGCCTGGCCGGTGAACATCGGCTTCCTCGGCCGGGGTTCGGCCTCCGACCCGGGCTCGTCGGTGGAGGCCCTGGTGGAGGGTGGCGCCTGCGGGTTCAAGGTGCACGAGGACATGGGCGCCCACGCCCGCGCCCTCGACACCGCCCTGCGGGTGGCCGAGGACCACGACGTGCAGGTCGCCCTGCACACCGACGGCATCAACGAATCCCTGTCCGTGGAAGACACCCTCGCGGTGCTGGACGGCCGCACCGTCCACGCGTTCCACATCGAGGGCTGCGGCGGCGGCCACGTGCCGAACGTGCTGCGGATGGCCGGGGAGGCGAATGTCATCGGCTCGTCGACCAATCCGACCCTGCCGTTCGGCCGCGACGCGGTGGCCGAGCACTACCACATGATCATGGCCGCGCACGATCTGAAGGAGGACCTGCCCGGCGACGCCGCCCTGGCCCGCGACCGGATCCGGGCCGGCACGATGGGCGCCGAGGACGTGCTGCACGACCTGGGCGTCATCCCGATCACCTCGTCCGACGCCCAGGGCATGGGCCGGGCCGGTGAGACGGTGCGCCGCACCTTCGCGATGGCCGGGAAGATGAAGGCGGAGCGGGGCGCCGAGCACCCCGATCACGACAATGCCCGCGCCCTGCGCTACGTCGCCAAGCTGACGGTGAACCCGGCGATCGCACACGGCCTGGTGCACGAGGTCGGGACGCTGGAGGTGGGCAAGCTCGCCGACGTCGTCCTCTGGTCTCCCGCGTACTTCGGGGCCAAGCCGAACCTGGTGCTGAAGGCCGGGTTTCCGGCGTACGGCGTCACCGGTGACCCGAACGCCGCCATCGACCGCGCCCAGCCCCTGGTGCTCGGACCGCAGTTCGGTGCGCACGGCGCCACCGCGGCCGACCTGTCGGTGGCGTTCACCTCCCAGGCCGCGGCGGCCGACGGCAACGACACGATGACCACCCGCCGGCGCCGGGTCGGGGTGCGGGGCACACGGGGTATCGGCCTGGCCGACATGGTGCTGAACAACCGCCTGGCCCAGGTGCGGGTGGCCGCGGACACCGGGCAGGTGACCCTCGACGGCGCCCCGGTGACCTCGGCCGCCGCCGAGAGCGTCAGCCTGTCCCGGCTGTACTTCCTCTAG